A part of Solicola gregarius genomic DNA contains:
- the pucD gene encoding xanthine dehydrogenase subunit D, whose protein sequence is MTATPTASPPRSRTEGGVGDSAVRPDGTLKVTGEFAYGSDLWMDGMLWGVTLRSPHPYARIVSLDIAPALAMPGVYAVLTHEDVPGRNRVGLEFDDQPVLADDVVRYQGEPVALVAADHPETARRAADRIAVTYDVLDPVTDAEAALDPASPALRPDGNVVRHLKLRKGEPDPTAPIVVSVDFEVGMQDQAFLGPESGLAMPAEDGGVELYVATQWLHVDQRQICAALGLPADKVRLSLAGVGGAFGGREDLSMHVHACLLAMHTGKPVKMVYNREESFFGHVHRHPATMSYEFGADRDGRLVYGRSRILLDGGAYASSTAAVVGNAGTLGMGPYRFPSVHVDCYGVYTNNPPCGAMRGFGCVQAAFAHEALMDELAAKVGLSPVEIRTLNGMREGDENITGQLIDSAAPCEELIGRVAAMPMPEAIGATPDLRSLPGGVANTTHGEGVVRGVGYALTYKNVGFSEGFDDYSTARVRLEAVAGEPVATVHTAAAEVGQGLVTVQQQICRTELGVERVVVQAQDTSVGSAGSTSASRQTYVTGGAVKAASEAVRARVLERAAQSTGEPADSLRLEGGKVVGAHLVTDLVDLLDTAVEETVEWRHRATYPIDPETGQGDAHVQYAFSAHRAVVDVDTDLGLVKVVALDTAQDVGTAVNPDAVIGQIQGGATQGMGLALMEEIVVRDGLIANPSFTDYLIPTILDTPPMRIELLENPDPHAPYGVRGVGEPPTISSGPAVAAAIRAATGLPVHRVPIRPEHLALPST, encoded by the coding sequence ATGACAGCCACGCCGACCGCATCGCCGCCGCGCTCGCGTACCGAGGGCGGTGTCGGCGACAGCGCCGTACGCCCGGACGGCACCCTCAAGGTCACCGGCGAGTTCGCATACGGCTCCGACCTCTGGATGGACGGCATGCTGTGGGGCGTCACGCTGCGCAGCCCCCACCCGTACGCTCGGATCGTCTCGCTCGACATCGCCCCGGCGCTCGCGATGCCCGGTGTGTACGCCGTGCTGACCCACGAGGACGTGCCGGGGCGCAACCGCGTCGGTCTCGAGTTCGACGACCAGCCGGTGTTGGCCGACGACGTCGTGCGCTACCAGGGCGAGCCGGTCGCCCTCGTCGCCGCCGATCACCCGGAGACCGCCCGCCGGGCGGCAGACCGGATCGCCGTCACGTACGACGTGCTCGACCCGGTAACCGACGCCGAGGCGGCGCTCGATCCCGCCTCCCCCGCGCTGCGTCCCGACGGCAACGTCGTACGCCATCTCAAGCTCCGTAAAGGCGAACCCGATCCGACTGCGCCGATCGTCGTGAGCGTCGACTTCGAGGTCGGCATGCAGGACCAGGCCTTCCTCGGTCCCGAGTCGGGGCTCGCGATGCCCGCCGAGGACGGCGGAGTCGAGCTCTACGTCGCCACCCAGTGGCTGCACGTCGACCAGCGCCAGATCTGCGCCGCGCTGGGTCTGCCCGCCGACAAGGTACGCCTGAGCCTGGCCGGTGTCGGCGGCGCGTTCGGCGGGCGCGAGGACCTCTCGATGCATGTGCACGCGTGCCTGCTGGCGATGCACACCGGCAAGCCGGTGAAGATGGTCTACAACCGCGAGGAGTCGTTCTTCGGCCACGTGCACCGGCACCCGGCGACGATGTCGTACGAGTTCGGCGCCGACCGCGACGGGCGGCTGGTCTACGGTCGCTCGCGCATCCTCCTCGACGGCGGCGCGTACGCCTCGTCGACCGCCGCGGTCGTCGGCAACGCGGGCACTCTCGGGATGGGGCCGTACCGCTTCCCGAGCGTGCACGTCGACTGCTACGGCGTCTACACCAACAACCCGCCGTGCGGGGCGATGCGCGGTTTCGGGTGCGTGCAGGCGGCGTTCGCGCACGAGGCGTTGATGGACGAGCTCGCGGCAAAGGTGGGCCTGTCGCCGGTCGAGATCAGGACGCTCAACGGCATGCGCGAAGGCGACGAGAACATCACCGGCCAGCTCATCGACTCGGCGGCACCGTGCGAGGAGCTCATCGGCCGAGTGGCGGCGATGCCGATGCCGGAGGCGATCGGCGCGACTCCCGACCTGAGGTCGCTTCCGGGCGGCGTCGCGAACACCACGCACGGCGAGGGCGTGGTCCGCGGTGTCGGGTACGCGCTGACGTACAAGAATGTCGGGTTCTCGGAGGGGTTCGACGACTATTCGACGGCACGGGTCCGGCTCGAGGCGGTCGCGGGCGAGCCCGTCGCGACCGTGCACACGGCCGCCGCAGAGGTGGGCCAGGGGCTGGTCACCGTGCAGCAGCAGATCTGTCGTACCGAGCTCGGCGTCGAACGGGTCGTCGTACAGGCGCAGGACACCAGCGTCGGCTCGGCCGGCTCGACCTCGGCGTCGCGGCAGACGTACGTCACGGGCGGAGCGGTCAAGGCGGCGTCCGAGGCGGTACGCGCGCGGGTGCTCGAGCGGGCCGCGCAGTCGACCGGTGAGCCTGCCGACAGTCTTCGGTTGGAGGGCGGCAAGGTCGTCGGCGCGCACCTCGTCACCGATCTCGTCGACCTGCTCGATACCGCCGTCGAGGAGACCGTCGAGTGGCGGCACCGCGCGACGTACCCGATCGACCCGGAGACCGGGCAGGGAGATGCCCACGTGCAGTATGCGTTCTCGGCACACCGCGCCGTCGTCGACGTCGATACCGACCTCGGCCTGGTCAAGGTGGTCGCGCTCGACACGGCACAGGACGTCGGCACCGCCGTCAATCCCGATGCGGTGATCGGGCAGATCCAGGGCGGCGCGACGCAGGGCATGGGGCTCGCGCTGATGGAGGAGATCGTCGTACGCGACGGGCTGATCGCGAACCCGTCGTTCACGGACTACCTGATCCCCACCATCCTCGACACCCCGCCGATGCGCATCGAGCTACTGGAGAACCCCGATCCGCACGCTCCGTACGGCGTGCGCGGCGTCGGCGAACCGCCGACGATCTCCTCGGGCCCCGCGGTCGCCGCGGCGATCCGGGCTGCCACCGGGTTGCCGGTGCACCGCGTACCGATCAGGCCGGAGCACCTCGCCCTCCCCTCGACCTAA
- a CDS encoding oxygenase MpaB family protein, whose protein sequence is MRCHSASTGAREQGGPPRLGPESLTWRYFGDWRGLLQGLWAGSMQNMHPGLGAAVEEHSRFFEERWERLLRSLYPIGGVVFDGERSAQTAAEVRGYHNQIKGVDKRGRRYHALDPETFYWAHATFFMGTILTADHFMGGLTEDEKRGLFDEHIEWYRRYGMSMRPVPESWEEFQAYWKRMCTDVLEDNVATRDVLDLSTLDVPPFAPWLPRSVWLRVRPLIERSFVWLTIGMYDEPVRELLGYTWTERDARRHRRVGQAVNAVFALVPRRYRKHPRARAGLDMSTGRRAADAPLVHTPQRNLPPPEHRDDPRHYSPDV, encoded by the coding sequence GTGCGTTGTCACTCTGCCAGCACCGGTGCGCGAGAGCAAGGTGGGCCACCTCGGCTCGGTCCCGAATCGCTGACCTGGCGGTACTTCGGAGACTGGCGCGGTCTGCTGCAGGGCCTGTGGGCAGGGTCGATGCAGAACATGCATCCCGGCCTCGGCGCGGCCGTCGAGGAGCACTCGCGGTTCTTCGAGGAACGCTGGGAGCGGCTGCTGCGCTCGCTGTACCCGATCGGCGGCGTGGTCTTCGACGGTGAGCGGTCGGCCCAGACCGCGGCGGAGGTGCGCGGCTATCACAACCAGATCAAGGGCGTCGACAAGCGTGGTCGGCGCTACCACGCGCTCGACCCGGAGACGTTCTACTGGGCGCATGCGACGTTCTTCATGGGCACGATCCTGACCGCGGACCACTTCATGGGCGGGCTCACCGAGGACGAGAAGCGCGGGCTCTTCGACGAGCACATCGAGTGGTACCGGCGCTACGGCATGAGCATGCGGCCGGTGCCCGAGTCGTGGGAGGAGTTCCAGGCGTACTGGAAGCGCATGTGCACCGACGTGCTCGAGGACAACGTGGCGACCCGCGACGTGCTCGACCTGTCGACGCTCGACGTACCGCCTTTTGCGCCGTGGCTGCCGCGGTCCGTGTGGCTGCGCGTACGCCCGCTGATCGAGAGATCCTTTGTATGGTTGACGATCGGCATGTACGACGAACCGGTACGCGAGCTGCTCGGGTACACCTGGACCGAGCGCGACGCCCGTCGTCACCGACGCGTCGGCCAGGCCGTCAACGCGGTCTTCGCGCTCGTGCCGCGGCGGTACCGGAAGCATCCGCGCGCCCGCGCGGGCCTGGACATGTCGACGGGCCGCCGCGCGGCCGATGCGCCGCTCGTACACACGCCGCAGCGCAACCTGCCGCCGCCCGAGCACCGCGACGACCCGCGCCACTACAGCCCCGACGTGTGA
- a CDS encoding TetR/AcrR family transcriptional regulator, with translation MADRPGTWAGTALTDRRTARREVLLEAGVVALGAADARPLTVRGVCRDAGLTERHFYDAFGDRDSFVRAVYDNVSARAGGVLAAASEASPSGTRAARAPVEAFVDLMLDEPAVGRVLLLSPTTEPALGARGTARALEFVALVRSRLPPNARASDAELAALAIVGALSGLLMAYLSGAVDVDRAAFTEHCVDVVLSLGA, from the coding sequence ATGGCCGACCGCCCCGGCACCTGGGCCGGCACCGCACTCACCGATCGACGTACGGCCCGACGCGAGGTCCTGCTCGAGGCCGGCGTCGTGGCGCTCGGAGCCGCCGACGCCCGGCCACTGACCGTACGAGGCGTGTGCCGCGACGCCGGGTTGACCGAGCGACACTTCTACGACGCGTTCGGCGACCGCGACTCGTTCGTACGCGCGGTGTACGACAACGTCTCGGCCCGGGCCGGTGGGGTTCTCGCCGCGGCATCGGAGGCGTCTCCTTCGGGTACGCGCGCCGCACGCGCACCGGTCGAGGCGTTCGTCGACCTGATGCTCGACGAGCCGGCCGTCGGCCGCGTACTGCTGCTGTCGCCGACGACCGAGCCGGCGCTCGGTGCTCGGGGCACGGCCCGCGCGCTCGAGTTCGTCGCCCTCGTACGTTCCCGTCTACCGCCGAACGCGCGGGCGAGCGATGCCGAGCTCGCGGCACTCGCCATCGTCGGAGCACTGTCCGGGCTGCTGATGGCGTACCTGTCGGGTGCCGTCGACGTCGACCGCGCGGCGTTCACCGAGCACTGTGTCGACGTCGTGCTCTCGCTCGGTGCCTGA
- a CDS encoding PucR family transcriptional regulator — translation MRLRELLDAPQLALRMLVGDDASLDRPVRWTYSSDLMDPGRYLSGGELVITGLVWRRTPADSETFVANVARAGALAIAAGTAQFGEVPQDVVEACRRHGVALLAVPEQVSFSSLSEYVIGAAAAERGARLEARLGRNRELLSALARGERLDELLARVGADVGARLRVLTASGRAVGTRSEPLPDAVVAAVVAGYLAAESLPVAIGPAYVVHPVGGAYGSRLTSWMLVADVDADADRDVVDDALVELSTIVQVERTRVEERRAAARPLADEAVRMVATGAADRAETSVRLEQAGLDLGAPAYVVVVLGLEPVGDAAEARLIAEDVFDAIDGTVVGQTPAGETVVVVPAGDQERVGTIRSTLTRLAPGLTARRLAAGISDAAALAGLSGMLEESQHAFRLALTGDDPVSIVSGREVDSHVLLLATVPDEVRRLFAQRVLGSVLAYDAEHDGGLLATLEAFLDCSGSWSRTADRLHLHVNTVRYRMARVESLTGRDLSRLPDRVDVFLALRSLRS, via the coding sequence ATGCGGCTCCGCGAACTCCTCGATGCGCCACAGCTCGCGCTGCGCATGCTGGTCGGCGACGACGCGTCGCTCGACCGGCCGGTCCGCTGGACGTACTCGTCGGACCTGATGGACCCCGGCCGATACCTCAGCGGCGGCGAGCTGGTGATCACCGGGCTCGTCTGGCGCCGGACCCCCGCCGACAGCGAGACGTTCGTCGCGAACGTCGCCCGCGCGGGTGCATTGGCCATCGCCGCGGGCACGGCACAGTTCGGCGAGGTGCCGCAGGACGTCGTCGAGGCGTGCCGGCGGCACGGCGTCGCGCTGCTGGCGGTACCCGAGCAGGTGTCGTTCAGCTCGTTGTCGGAGTACGTGATCGGAGCGGCGGCGGCCGAGCGCGGCGCCCGTCTGGAGGCGCGACTCGGTCGCAACCGCGAGCTGCTGTCGGCGCTGGCGCGCGGCGAGCGCCTCGACGAGCTCCTCGCGCGCGTCGGCGCCGATGTCGGCGCGCGGCTGCGGGTCCTGACAGCCTCGGGGCGAGCCGTCGGCACGCGCTCCGAGCCGCTGCCGGACGCGGTCGTCGCCGCGGTCGTCGCGGGCTACCTGGCGGCGGAGTCGCTCCCGGTCGCCATCGGGCCTGCGTACGTCGTGCATCCGGTCGGCGGTGCGTACGGATCCCGGCTCACGTCGTGGATGCTCGTTGCGGACGTCGATGCCGATGCCGACCGCGATGTCGTCGACGACGCCCTGGTGGAGCTCTCGACGATCGTCCAGGTCGAGCGGACCCGCGTGGAGGAGCGGCGTGCGGCCGCTCGACCGCTCGCCGACGAGGCAGTACGCATGGTCGCGACCGGGGCGGCGGACAGGGCAGAGACCAGCGTGCGGCTCGAGCAGGCCGGCCTCGACCTCGGCGCGCCGGCGTACGTCGTCGTGGTGCTCGGGCTCGAGCCGGTCGGCGACGCCGCAGAGGCGCGGCTGATCGCCGAGGACGTGTTCGACGCGATCGACGGGACGGTCGTCGGGCAGACACCCGCCGGCGAGACGGTCGTCGTGGTGCCCGCAGGCGACCAGGAGCGGGTCGGCACGATCCGGTCGACGCTCACCCGGCTGGCGCCCGGCCTGACGGCGCGCCGGTTGGCGGCGGGCATCAGCGATGCAGCGGCCCTCGCGGGGCTGTCCGGGATGCTCGAGGAGTCGCAGCATGCGTTTCGGCTCGCGCTGACCGGCGACGATCCGGTGAGCATAGTGTCGGGCCGCGAGGTCGACTCGCACGTACTGCTGCTCGCGACCGTGCCGGATGAGGTACGACGGCTGTTCGCGCAGCGCGTGCTCGGCTCCGTGCTCGCGTACGACGCCGAACATGACGGCGGTCTGCTCGCGACGCTGGAGGCGTTCCTCGACTGCTCCGGCTCGTGGAGCCGCACCGCGGACCGTCTTCACCTGCACGTCAACACGGTCCGCTACCGGATGGCGCGCGTCGAGTCACTGACCGGCCGAGACCTGTCGCGCCTGCCGGATCGCGTCGACGTGTTCCTTGCGCTCAGGTCGCTGCGCTCGTGA
- a CDS encoding DUF4189 domain-containing protein: MPSLGPMLRMLTTTAVAALLTVGLLSAGPAAARPAGTPTTTAASDGGPDRAGHAKCWRKHRRCFSAASIDTINGKSALAINKMTKKRAVRTAQRRCESKGSAAGCTKAGWVRNGWLAVAYRMVNGRARDWASGVRYGETAARKRARSRLVGPGRRKYWTWVGTDRSTRYRTGGQERFGQW, from the coding sequence ATGCCGTCTCTCGGACCCATGTTGCGCATGCTGACCACTACCGCTGTCGCGGCGCTGCTCACCGTCGGCCTCCTTTCCGCCGGGCCCGCGGCCGCGAGGCCTGCCGGAACACCGACAACCACCGCCGCCAGCGACGGCGGGCCGGATCGGGCCGGTCACGCGAAGTGCTGGCGGAAGCACCGACGCTGCTTCAGCGCGGCCTCGATCGACACGATCAATGGCAAATCGGCGTTGGCGATCAACAAGATGACGAAGAAGCGGGCCGTCCGCACGGCTCAACGGCGGTGCGAGAGCAAGGGCAGCGCGGCCGGGTGTACGAAGGCGGGCTGGGTACGGAACGGCTGGCTCGCCGTCGCGTACCGGATGGTCAACGGCCGCGCCAGGGACTGGGCCAGCGGTGTTCGCTACGGCGAGACCGCCGCGCGCAAGCGCGCCCGCAGCCGGCTCGTCGGCCCCGGCAGACGCAAGTACTGGACCTGGGTGGGCACCGACCGCAGCACGCGGTACCGAACCGGCGGCCAGGAGCGCTTCGGTCAGTGGTGA
- a CDS encoding 8-oxoguanine deaminase produces MTLVIEGAYIATVDSDSTEHPTGHVVVDGNRITAVGSGPAPADVRAESQIFDGTGCLVTPGFVNTHHHLYQWVTRGHAVDDPLFEWLTELYPVWAGIDERAVNVAASAGLAWLARTGCTTSTDHHYVFPREGGDVFAAEVAAARTVGLRFHPTRGSMDLGRSRGGLPPDDVVEGRDAILQATSATIDRWHDPSADSMLRVAVAPCSPFSVTAVLMKESATLARDKGVLLHTHLAETADEDAYCRERFDCSPLEYVEDLGWSGEDVWYAHGIWFDDAEIARIGRSRTGIAHCPSSNARLGAGIARARDLRDAGARVGLGVDGAASNEASSLVEELRHAVLFARARGGPQALAVREALEMATNGGGRHSRTHRRPRLDRGRQARRPRRVAAGHDRPCRHR; encoded by the coding sequence ATGACGCTGGTCATCGAGGGCGCGTACATCGCGACGGTCGACTCCGACAGCACCGAGCACCCGACCGGCCACGTCGTCGTCGACGGCAACCGGATCACGGCCGTCGGATCGGGCCCGGCGCCCGCCGACGTACGTGCGGAATCACAGATCTTCGACGGAACGGGTTGCCTCGTCACGCCCGGTTTCGTCAACACTCATCACCATCTGTACCAGTGGGTCACGCGTGGCCATGCCGTCGACGACCCGTTGTTCGAGTGGCTCACCGAGCTCTACCCCGTGTGGGCGGGCATCGACGAGCGCGCCGTCAACGTCGCCGCGTCCGCCGGCCTTGCCTGGCTCGCGCGTACCGGCTGCACGACGAGCACCGATCACCACTACGTGTTCCCGCGCGAGGGCGGTGACGTCTTCGCGGCCGAGGTCGCGGCCGCGCGTACGGTCGGCCTGCGGTTCCACCCGACCCGCGGCTCGATGGACCTCGGCAGGAGCCGTGGCGGACTCCCGCCCGACGACGTCGTCGAGGGCCGCGACGCGATCCTGCAGGCGACCAGCGCGACCATCGACCGGTGGCACGACCCGTCGGCCGACTCGATGCTCCGGGTCGCGGTCGCGCCGTGCTCGCCGTTCTCCGTGACCGCCGTGCTGATGAAGGAGTCGGCCACGCTGGCGCGCGACAAGGGCGTACTCCTGCACACCCACCTCGCCGAGACGGCCGACGAGGACGCCTACTGTCGCGAGCGATTCGACTGCTCGCCGCTCGAGTACGTCGAGGACCTCGGCTGGTCGGGCGAGGACGTCTGGTACGCGCACGGCATCTGGTTCGACGATGCGGAGATCGCGCGCATCGGGCGCTCGCGTACCGGTATCGCACACTGTCCGTCCTCCAACGCACGGCTCGGGGCCGGAATCGCCCGCGCGCGCGACCTGCGCGACGCGGGGGCTCGGGTGGGGCTCGGGGTCGACGGTGCGGCAAGTAACGAGGCGAGCAGCCTCGTAGAGGAGCTGCGGCATGCCGTGCTCTTCGCTCGCGCTCGCGGTGGGCCCCAGGCGCTCGCCGTACGCGAGGCCCTCGAGATGGCGACCAACGGGGGGGGCCGCCATTCTCGGACGCACCGACGACCTCGGCTCGATCGAGGCAGGCAAGCTCGCCGACCTCGCCGTGTGGCGGCTGGACACGATCGCCCATGCCGACATCGATGA
- a CDS encoding FAD binding domain-containing protein, which translates to MDFACPRTWAEALEVQAQEPDTVPICGGTDVMVDVNFDRRRPAALLDLTRVRDLQGWSHRDGRIVLGAGVTYARVIDELGDRLPGLAMAARTVGSPQIRNRGTVGGNLGAASPAGDSHPPLLATETVVVAESVRGARRIEIADFYTGVKRNALEPDELIREIEVEVAGGPQQFSKIGPRNAMVIAVAGFALALHPDVRRVGTGLGSASPTPRRAAEAEVFVAAEFDERGLWESRSELPESVAEEFGRRVGLATEPIDDVRGSAAYRKHAISVLARRALTWAWSDYRRHRL; encoded by the coding sequence ATGGACTTCGCATGCCCGCGTACGTGGGCCGAAGCCCTCGAAGTGCAGGCGCAAGAACCCGACACGGTGCCGATCTGCGGGGGCACCGACGTCATGGTCGACGTCAACTTCGACCGGCGACGTCCCGCCGCGCTCCTCGACCTCACGCGCGTACGCGACCTGCAGGGCTGGAGCCATCGCGACGGACGCATCGTCCTCGGCGCCGGCGTCACGTACGCCCGGGTGATCGACGAGCTCGGCGACCGGTTGCCCGGCCTCGCGATGGCCGCGCGCACCGTCGGCTCGCCGCAGATCCGCAACCGCGGCACGGTCGGCGGCAATCTCGGCGCGGCCTCCCCTGCCGGCGACTCGCATCCGCCGCTGCTCGCGACCGAAACGGTCGTCGTCGCCGAGTCGGTGCGCGGCGCCCGCCGGATCGAGATCGCCGACTTCTACACCGGCGTGAAGCGCAACGCACTCGAGCCCGATGAGCTGATCCGCGAGATCGAGGTCGAGGTCGCCGGCGGTCCGCAGCAGTTCAGCAAGATCGGGCCCCGCAACGCGATGGTGATCGCCGTCGCCGGCTTCGCGCTCGCGTTGCACCCCGACGTACGCCGGGTCGGCACCGGCCTCGGCTCGGCGTCCCCGACGCCTCGGCGGGCCGCCGAAGCCGAGGTCTTCGTGGCGGCCGAGTTCGACGAGCGCGGCCTGTGGGAGTCGCGATCCGAGCTCCCGGAGTCGGTGGCAGAGGAGTTCGGCCGCCGGGTCGGGCTGGCCACTGAGCCCATCGACGACGTACGCGGCAGCGCGGCGTACCGCAAGCATGCGATCTCGGTGCTTGCCCGGCGTGCCCTGACCTGGGCGTGGAGCGACTACCGGAGGCACCGCCTATGA
- a CDS encoding DUF1707 SHOCT-like domain-containing protein, with protein sequence MSESRDRYRSTRVTDADRDHAAERLRLAAGHGRLDIQELERRLDAVYVARTYGEIEPLVKDLPLDQVGEAVSYAETMEIRQTGVRIVRRGRWKVPRRVVVTGKFGATRLDFSHALIVHPDVEIALDTSWTSIRIIVPKGASVDTEQLTMSVGSLSNSAASVPQKNAPRFRITGSHTGGRVRVGYPLRFGG encoded by the coding sequence ATGAGCGAGTCGAGGGATCGGTATCGAAGTACGCGGGTCACCGACGCGGACCGTGACCACGCCGCCGAGCGGCTGCGACTCGCCGCCGGACACGGCCGCCTCGACATCCAGGAGCTGGAGCGCCGGCTCGACGCGGTCTACGTCGCTCGTACGTATGGCGAGATCGAACCACTCGTCAAAGACCTGCCGCTCGACCAGGTCGGTGAGGCGGTCTCGTACGCGGAGACGATGGAGATCCGCCAGACCGGCGTGCGCATCGTTCGCCGGGGGCGATGGAAGGTGCCCCGGCGCGTCGTCGTCACCGGCAAGTTCGGTGCGACCCGGCTCGACTTCTCGCACGCGCTCATCGTGCATCCCGACGTCGAGATCGCGCTCGACACGTCGTGGACGTCGATCCGGATCATCGTGCCGAAAGGCGCATCGGTCGACACCGAGCAGCTCACGATGTCGGTCGGGTCATTGAGCAACAGTGCCGCGTCGGTCCCGCAGAAGAACGCACCGCGGTTCCGGATCACCGGGTCACATACGGGCGGACGCGTGCGGGTCGGCTACCCGCTGCGGTTCGGCGGCTGA
- a CDS encoding DUF6318 family protein: MRRHLLSTAAWILVAAAAVAGCDSGSDDESGSGASGPTSDSPTSDSPATGSTAPGASKASNAPKPPAAAEKDDAAGAEAYVGYFVDLVNYAAESGDTKPLHDAAVECDYCQQFPAVYDDVYSNGGSFDGDFFRLLDVNATGEGDTTQAVAKLKADTSTTFKIAKDKKTQHIEPVSYTWTIDLEPTDDGWQITGMKEKF, translated from the coding sequence ATGCGCCGTCACCTTCTCAGCACGGCCGCGTGGATTCTGGTCGCCGCGGCCGCCGTCGCGGGATGCGACTCGGGCTCCGACGACGAGTCCGGCTCGGGCGCGTCGGGGCCGACGAGTGACTCGCCGACGTCCGACTCGCCGGCAACGGGTTCGACCGCACCCGGTGCTTCGAAGGCGTCGAACGCGCCCAAGCCGCCCGCTGCGGCGGAGAAGGACGATGCGGCGGGTGCGGAGGCGTACGTCGGCTACTTCGTCGACCTGGTCAACTACGCGGCAGAATCCGGCGACACCAAACCGCTGCACGACGCGGCGGTCGAGTGCGACTACTGCCAGCAGTTCCCCGCCGTGTACGACGACGTGTACAGCAACGGTGGGTCATTCGACGGCGACTTCTTCCGGCTCCTCGACGTGAACGCGACCGGTGAGGGCGACACGACGCAGGCCGTCGCCAAGCTGAAGGCCGACACGTCGACCACCTTCAAGATCGCCAAGGACAAGAAGACGCAGCATATCGAGCCCGTCTCGTACACCTGGACGATCGATCTCGAACCCACCGACGACGGCTGGCAGATCACCGGGATGAAAGAGAAGTTCTAG
- a CDS encoding (2Fe-2S)-binding protein: MRVTTTVNGQRVELDDVWEGESLMYALRERAGLPGSKNACEQGECGSCTVYLDGVPVCSCLVAAGQSEGRDITTVEGLASKTDLHGVQQAFLDAGAVQCGFCTPGLLIAAHDLIARVPEPSDPDIREALAGNLCRCTGYEKIMDAVHLAADRAGARP, encoded by the coding sequence ATGAGGGTCACGACAACCGTCAACGGCCAGCGCGTCGAGCTCGACGACGTGTGGGAGGGCGAGAGCCTGATGTACGCGCTGCGCGAGCGTGCCGGTCTCCCAGGGTCGAAGAACGCCTGTGAGCAAGGCGAGTGCGGCTCGTGCACTGTCTACCTCGACGGCGTACCCGTCTGCTCGTGCCTTGTCGCGGCGGGCCAGTCCGAGGGCCGCGACATCACGACGGTCGAAGGTCTCGCGAGCAAGACCGACCTGCATGGCGTGCAGCAGGCGTTTCTCGACGCCGGCGCCGTCCAGTGTGGCTTCTGTACGCCCGGGCTGCTGATCGCAGCGCACGACCTGATCGCCCGCGTCCCGGAGCCGAGCGATCCCGACATCCGCGAGGCGCTCGCGGGCAACCTGTGCCGCTGCACCGGGTACGAGAAGATCATGGACGCCGTGCATCTGGCGGCCGACCGCGCAGGTGCCCGGCCATGA
- the ligD gene encoding non-homologous end-joining DNA ligase has protein sequence MPSGSNHLELDGKQVRLSNLDKVLYPDDGTTKFDVIQHYLTVADVILPQLAGRPATRKRWPDGVESKPFFEKNLPRGTPDWVRRVEIASPGSSKDRTHVTYPVIENRAGLAWVANLAALELHTPQWSVGPRDGIHDADRLVIDLDPGAPAGLPECVEVARLIRERLGDDDLDAIPVTSGSKGMQLYAPLPTSRPPMELREYAYELATSLESDHPELVVSNMKKAQRGGKILLDWSQNNPAKTTITPYSLRGRQRAWVATPRSWDELDDPESLRQVHHTEIPDRLETYGDLMTT, from the coding sequence ATGCCCAGCGGTAGCAACCACCTCGAGCTGGACGGCAAGCAGGTCCGGCTCAGCAACCTCGACAAGGTGCTGTATCCCGACGACGGCACCACGAAGTTCGACGTGATCCAGCACTACCTCACCGTCGCCGACGTGATCCTGCCGCAGCTGGCGGGCCGCCCGGCGACCCGCAAGCGTTGGCCGGACGGCGTGGAGAGCAAGCCGTTCTTCGAGAAGAACCTCCCGCGCGGCACCCCCGATTGGGTACGCCGGGTCGAGATCGCGTCACCGGGCAGCAGCAAGGACCGTACGCACGTCACGTACCCGGTCATCGAGAACCGCGCCGGCCTCGCGTGGGTGGCGAACCTCGCGGCGCTCGAGCTGCACACCCCGCAATGGTCGGTCGGGCCGCGCGACGGCATCCACGACGCGGACCGGCTGGTGATCGACCTCGACCCGGGCGCGCCGGCGGGTCTGCCGGAGTGCGTTGAGGTGGCGCGACTGATCCGCGAGCGGCTCGGCGACGACGATCTCGACGCGATACCGGTGACGAGCGGCAGCAAGGGCATGCAGCTGTACGCTCCGCTCCCGACGTCGCGGCCGCCGATGGAGCTGCGGGAGTACGCGTACGAGCTCGCGACGTCGCTGGAGAGCGACCACCCCGAGCTGGTCGTCTCCAACATGAAGAAGGCGCAGCGCGGCGGCAAGATCCTGCTCGACTGGAGTCAGAACAACCCCGCGAAGACCACCATCACGCCGTACTCGCTGCGCGGCCGGCAGCGGGCCTGGGTGGCGACCCCGCGATCGTGGGACGAGCTCGACGACCCCGAGTCGCTGCGCCAGGTGCACCACACCGAGATCCCCGATCGCCTCGAGACGTACGGCGACCTGATGACCACCTAG